From the Prosthecobacter fusiformis genome, one window contains:
- a CDS encoding organic hydroperoxide resistance protein, translating into MKVLYTTQATATGGREGKAATADGTLSVTLSTPKELGGGGGSGTNPEQLFAAGYSACFLGALKFVAGKGGIAVPADATVTGQVGIGPRDDGEGFGLEVSLTIHVPGLEKSVVEDLVQKAHIVCPYSNATRGNIPVTLTVA; encoded by the coding sequence ATGAAAGTACTCTACACAACCCAGGCCACCGCGACCGGAGGCCGTGAAGGCAAAGCCGCCACTGCCGATGGCACCCTCTCCGTCACCCTTTCCACCCCGAAGGAACTCGGTGGAGGAGGCGGCTCCGGCACCAATCCTGAGCAGCTTTTTGCCGCTGGTTATTCAGCTTGTTTCCTCGGCGCGCTGAAGTTCGTCGCAGGCAAGGGCGGGATCGCTGTTCCTGCTGATGCGACGGTCACCGGCCAGGTGGGCATCGGTCCCCGCGATGACGGGGAAGGCTTTGGTCTCGAAGTCTCCCTGACGATCCACGTTCCAGGCCTGGAAAAAAGTGTGGTCGAAGACTTGGTGCAGAAGGCGCACATCGTGTGTCCTTACTCGAATGCGACACGCGGGAACATTCCGGTGACGCTGACTGTGGCCTGA
- a CDS encoding SDR family NAD(P)-dependent oxidoreductase, with amino-acid sequence MKLKNKVAVVTGASKGIGADIAKHFAAEGASVVVNYASSKVGADKVVDEITLKGGKAIAVQGDVSKKADIERLFSETQKAYGKVDILVNNAGIYEFAPLEEVTEEHYHKQFNLNVLGLILTTQEAVKLIGPEGGSIINISSGVTTLAVPNSVVYSATKGAVDTATRVLAKELGARKIRVNAINPGMVETEGVHSAGISESELRRDLEKQTPLGRIGQTQDIAPAAVFLASSDSSWITGESFLITGGLR; translated from the coding sequence ATGAAACTCAAAAACAAAGTCGCCGTCGTCACAGGAGCCTCTAAAGGAATCGGGGCGGACATCGCCAAACACTTCGCCGCTGAGGGAGCCTCAGTCGTCGTCAACTATGCCTCCAGCAAAGTCGGTGCGGACAAGGTGGTGGACGAAATCACTCTCAAGGGCGGCAAGGCCATCGCCGTGCAGGGAGATGTCTCGAAAAAGGCCGACATTGAGCGCCTCTTTTCTGAAACCCAAAAGGCCTACGGCAAGGTGGACATTTTGGTGAACAATGCAGGGATCTATGAATTCGCGCCTTTGGAAGAAGTGACGGAGGAGCATTACCATAAGCAGTTTAATCTGAATGTCCTCGGCCTCATCCTGACGACCCAGGAAGCGGTGAAATTGATCGGCCCGGAGGGTGGCAGCATCATTAACATCAGCTCTGGAGTCACCACGCTGGCAGTCCCCAATTCGGTCGTCTATTCAGCCACCAAAGGGGCCGTGGATACCGCGACACGTGTGCTGGCCAAAGAGCTAGGTGCCCGAAAAATCCGGGTCAACGCCATCAATCCGGGCATGGTGGAAACGGAAGGGGTGCATTCTGCTGGCATTTCCGAGAGCGAATTGCGCAGAGATCTGGAAAAGCAGACGCCCCTGGGCCGCATCGGCCAGACGCAAGACATCGCCCCGGCAGCCGTTTTCCTGGCCTCCAGCGATTCTTCATGGATAACCGGAGAGAGCTTCTTGATCACCGGCGGTCTCCGCTAA
- a CDS encoding TetR/AcrR family transcriptional regulator: MKKDLSPPCVGRPRCFDPEEALEKAMQVFWKQGYEGTSLSDLTEAMGINRPSLYATFGNKEALFVKVMDRYSAGPVAYVLDSLNEPTVKKVIEKLFADAVSLFADPDLPRGCMGIQGVLCGSKETASVVENVRARRVATQKKMAERFERGIQEGDLPSSVNAEDLARHLVIILNGLSIQASNGACREELKRAVGFALQSLPF, translated from the coding sequence ATGAAAAAAGATTTATCACCCCCATGCGTCGGTCGTCCGCGTTGTTTCGACCCCGAGGAGGCCCTGGAAAAAGCCATGCAGGTTTTTTGGAAGCAGGGCTATGAAGGCACCTCTCTCTCGGACCTGACCGAGGCCATGGGCATCAACCGCCCCAGCCTGTATGCCACCTTTGGCAACAAGGAAGCTCTCTTCGTGAAAGTCATGGACCGCTACTCCGCCGGTCCCGTTGCCTACGTGCTTGATTCGCTAAACGAACCCACCGTCAAAAAAGTCATCGAGAAGCTTTTTGCCGATGCAGTAAGCTTGTTTGCAGACCCCGACCTGCCGCGCGGCTGCATGGGCATCCAGGGCGTGCTTTGCGGGAGCAAGGAGACTGCATCCGTGGTGGAAAATGTCCGGGCGCGAAGAGTCGCCACCCAGAAAAAAATGGCCGAGCGATTTGAGCGTGGCATCCAGGAAGGGGATCTGCCTTCTTCAGTGAATGCCGAAGACCTTGCCCGGCATCTGGTCATCATCCTGAATGGCCTTTCCATTCAGGCCTCCAATGGAGCCTGCCGTGAGGAATTGAAAAGGGCCGTCGGTTTTGCCCTCCAGTCGTTGCCTTTTTGA
- a CDS encoding DUF4886 domain-containing protein, protein MPQRPRAGTARTPFLFATLTFVLLAQACGLAAEPKTVRILTIGNSFSRNATNHLDDLAKAGGHTLIHTPIVVGGASLELHSEKAIAHAKDPKDKAGLYTNGRSLVQQLKAEKWDYVTIQQASIKSHDFATYQPHASRLWEIIQKNAPSAKLLVHQTWAYRKDDPRFTKPNNEVNGPTTQAEMYRRLSAAYATLTKELGARRLPVGDAMYQADTDAKWGYQTDTSFDFKTAKYPALPNQKHSLHAGWSWKVPKTSKDGKKVLGMDGHHAGIAGEYLGACVWYEVLFDESAVGNSYIPKGMEVDYARFLQETAHRAVVKAAGKAPKSGTSKATPASADTVLKMKGLVAFWDFQEAAGQPRVAKGSEPYSLQEMKGPIQRTDDGVFGPWSVDIKRGQWLMIPRAQVGALDIHGKDAKVTVVAWVKRQAKDSWQAIAGVWDETRKKRQYCLFLNAPRGTKADEMKRYPLANRIHGHVSAIGGPTPGDDFCITYSSGATEIPMKKWVCLVMQYTGKESRVYVNGKLDVLEQYNPFPYPDGLYDGGKEGADFTVGAVHRGGTWGNFFGGQLGGLAVYDRALTDAELKRLAGLTPQPQ, encoded by the coding sequence TTGCCCCAGCGTCCCCGCGCAGGGACTGCACGGACCCCTTTTCTCTTCGCCACCCTCACGTTCGTCCTCCTCGCACAAGCGTGCGGGCTGGCCGCCGAGCCAAAAACGGTCCGCATTCTGACCATCGGCAACAGCTTTTCCCGCAATGCCACCAATCACCTGGATGACCTGGCCAAGGCTGGCGGGCATACTCTCATCCACACACCCATCGTGGTCGGCGGCGCATCGCTTGAACTGCACTCGGAAAAAGCCATCGCCCACGCCAAGGACCCTAAGGACAAGGCCGGTCTCTACACCAATGGCCGCAGCCTGGTGCAGCAGTTGAAGGCGGAAAAGTGGGACTACGTCACCATCCAGCAGGCCAGCATCAAGAGCCATGACTTCGCGACCTATCAGCCGCATGCGAGCCGTCTCTGGGAGATCATCCAAAAGAATGCACCCTCCGCAAAACTGCTCGTCCATCAGACCTGGGCGTATCGGAAAGACGACCCACGTTTCACCAAGCCTAACAATGAAGTGAACGGTCCCACGACCCAAGCGGAAATGTACAGACGCCTCAGCGCTGCCTATGCGACCCTGACAAAGGAGCTGGGTGCCCGCCGCCTGCCCGTGGGCGATGCTATGTACCAGGCGGATACGGATGCCAAGTGGGGCTACCAAACAGACACAAGTTTTGATTTTAAGACGGCTAAATATCCTGCCTTGCCTAACCAAAAGCACTCTCTGCATGCCGGCTGGAGCTGGAAGGTGCCCAAGACCAGCAAAGATGGAAAAAAAGTCCTCGGCATGGATGGCCATCATGCCGGCATCGCTGGTGAATACCTGGGTGCCTGCGTTTGGTATGAAGTGCTGTTTGATGAAAGCGCAGTGGGCAATAGCTACATCCCCAAAGGCATGGAGGTGGACTATGCGCGCTTCCTTCAGGAAACCGCGCATCGCGCCGTCGTGAAAGCTGCCGGAAAAGCTCCCAAGAGTGGAACTTCTAAAGCAACCCCGGCCTCGGCTGACACCGTTTTGAAAATGAAGGGACTCGTCGCCTTTTGGGATTTTCAGGAGGCCGCAGGCCAGCCGCGCGTCGCTAAAGGTTCCGAGCCTTACTCCCTCCAGGAAATGAAAGGCCCCATCCAGCGTACGGATGATGGCGTCTTCGGTCCCTGGTCTGTGGACATCAAGCGCGGGCAGTGGCTCATGATTCCTCGCGCCCAGGTGGGTGCGCTGGACATTCACGGCAAGGACGCAAAGGTCACCGTGGTTGCTTGGGTGAAACGTCAGGCCAAAGACTCCTGGCAGGCCATCGCCGGAGTCTGGGATGAGACGCGCAAAAAGCGTCAGTATTGCCTGTTCCTGAATGCCCCTCGCGGCACCAAGGCGGATGAGATGAAACGTTATCCCCTCGCCAATCGCATCCACGGTCACGTCTCCGCCATCGGCGGCCCCACGCCGGGTGATGACTTTTGCATCACCTACTCCAGCGGAGCCACGGAGATCCCCATGAAAAAATGGGTCTGTCTGGTCATGCAGTACACGGGCAAGGAATCCCGCGTGTATGTGAATGGAAAGCTGGATGTGCTGGAGCAGTACAATCCCTTCCCATATCCAGACGGCCTCTATGATGGTGGCAAAGAAGGAGCAGATTTCACCGTCGGGGCCGTGCATCGTGGCGGCACCTGGGGAAACTTCTTTGGAGGCCAACTGGGCGGCCTAGCCGTGTATGACCGCGCCCTGACCGATGCCGAACTTAAAAGGCTGGCCGGACTGACTCCGCAACCTCAATGA
- a CDS encoding DMT family transporter — protein MNSASRLPRWAAIIPWLFVLLWSSGFIGSKLGVPYAEPFTFLTFRYIIVLVVLVPIALLTRAPWPQGKDQIGHLIFAGLLIHALYLSGCVYALRLGLPAGIVSLIVSLQPLLTAAFAGMMLGERVMPRQWGGLALGFIGTVLVVAHKTGSGLTFISTVPALLALIGITAGTLWQKRHCPAFDLRTSTVVQYAASLVVTVILALVTETGEVQWTGQFVFALLWVALVLSIGAISLLNHLIRSGTAVNVASLFYTVPAVTALMAWAIFGETLTGLSLVGMVIAVLGVWLARGK, from the coding sequence ATGAATTCCGCCTCCCGACTTCCACGCTGGGCCGCCATTATTCCCTGGCTGTTCGTCCTGCTGTGGAGCAGTGGATTCATCGGCTCCAAGCTGGGCGTACCTTATGCTGAGCCGTTCACTTTCCTGACCTTTCGCTACATCATCGTGCTGGTGGTGCTGGTCCCCATTGCCCTGCTTACCCGTGCCCCCTGGCCGCAGGGAAAAGACCAGATTGGGCACCTCATCTTTGCCGGTCTTCTCATCCATGCTCTATATCTCAGCGGCTGCGTGTACGCCTTGCGGTTAGGCCTGCCAGCAGGGATCGTCAGCCTCATCGTCTCCCTTCAGCCCCTGCTCACCGCCGCCTTTGCAGGCATGATGTTGGGGGAGCGTGTCATGCCCCGGCAGTGGGGCGGGCTGGCTCTTGGTTTCATCGGCACCGTGCTTGTGGTCGCACACAAGACCGGCAGCGGCCTCACCTTCATCTCCACTGTGCCCGCCCTCCTGGCCCTCATCGGCATCACCGCCGGGACCTTATGGCAAAAGCGCCATTGCCCCGCCTTTGATCTCCGCACCAGCACCGTAGTGCAGTATGCCGCCAGCCTCGTCGTGACCGTCATTCTCGCCCTCGTCACCGAGACTGGCGAGGTGCAGTGGACTGGCCAGTTTGTCTTCGCTCTTCTCTGGGTGGCTCTCGTGCTATCCATCGGTGCCATCAGTCTTTTAAACCACCTCATCCGCAGCGGCACCGCCGTGAATGTGGCCAGCCTCTTTTACACCGTCCCCGCCGTCACCGCCCTCATGGCCTGGGCCATCTTTGGCGAAACTCTCACCGGCCTATCCCTCGTCGGCATGGTCATCGCCGTCCTCGGCGTCTGGCTGGCGCGTGGGAAGTAG
- a CDS encoding AbrB/MazE/SpoVT family DNA-binding domain-containing protein gives MTTVVSSKGQVVLPAQLRELDHIQPGQQFDIERVEEGQYLLKRQVSENEGLVDWLLSCPDKGWFTEVESESTDTL, from the coding sequence ATGACAACTGTAGTTTCCAGTAAAGGACAGGTGGTTCTCCCGGCACAATTACGCGAGCTGGACCATATTCAACCGGGGCAGCAGTTTGATATTGAGCGTGTTGAGGAAGGCCAATACTTGCTTAAAAGGCAGGTCTCTGAAAACGAAGGTTTGGTGGATTGGCTGCTCTCATGTCCAGACAAAGGCTGGTTCACGGAAGTTGAATCTGAATCTACCGACACGCTATGA
- a CDS encoding PIN domain-containing protein, with protein sequence MKFIVDANVLSEPTKPEPSLAVITWLRKHERDLVVNPIVLGEIEYGILLLNPSRRRSRLEAWFRAGVSRIQNLDFDANCAAQWARLLAELKKKGRAMPVKDSLIAASALAHGLTVATRNVNDFRHTGTPVVNPFD encoded by the coding sequence ATGAAGTTCATTGTGGATGCCAATGTGTTGAGCGAGCCGACTAAACCCGAGCCCAGTCTGGCCGTGATCACCTGGCTGAGGAAACACGAACGTGACTTGGTGGTAAACCCCATCGTCTTGGGCGAAATCGAGTATGGCATTCTGCTTCTCAATCCCAGCCGACGGCGCAGTCGGTTGGAAGCCTGGTTTCGTGCAGGTGTGAGTCGTATTCAAAATCTGGACTTTGACGCCAATTGCGCAGCCCAATGGGCGCGCCTCCTGGCGGAGCTCAAAAAGAAAGGCCGTGCTATGCCGGTCAAAGACAGTCTCATTGCAGCCTCCGCCCTTGCTCACGGACTGACGGTGGCGACTCGGAATGTGAATGACTTCCGCCATACGGGAACGCCAGTGGTGAACCCTTTTGATTGA
- a CDS encoding FAD-dependent oxidoreductase: MHEAPTRHFDIAIIGGGFAGVYCAQQVLKKLRGIKSMRVGIIASENHMVFQPMLPEVVGGSLSPQHVVNPIRMICEEADVLKASVTSLDLENRIMTLDGGRFTPNVTVTFDHLMLSPGAGVDLSRIPGMSEHAYLMRTVGDAMKLRAAIISRMEEANLITKHQQRKEMLSFVVVGGGYSGVETAGQIQDLIAGVLRYYDNIRADEPSVTLVHSGERLLSMLGPGLGDYTRRCLEKMGVNLIFNKRVRAVTARTVQLNDGSTIISNLVVCTVGNAPHPILQALGAAGAVPLERGKVVVDPTGQVKGVEKVWAAGDCAAFPKADGGFCPETAQFAMRQGAIIGTNIVACIQGKPLKPFKFTGLGELATIGHRKAVAMVFGLRFSGLLAWFMWRSIYLMKLPGMDRKLRVMAEWTFEMFFPRDINLLTPSFSSPLGEMHLEKGDSLFRSGEPAQSLYAVKKGCVEITDANGHLVKAAVAGEHFGERALLGDGIWRFDATAKEPSELVAIDGGTFKTLVKSIGSLDSLFRATAQQYHLPEEIQQTVAAMSETTRLSIAADVMTKSVTSLQAGQTVQDAIAEFQAHPHSTYPVTEDGKVIGLLRRSIAYDWLKNHGLTSQDLLKDLPLTKPFCVRSDMPVPELVQTLMRTGVSKAIVVDPDYRLLGIVTVFDLLKGGQESVPPVAPVILPELAISPR; this comes from the coding sequence ATGCACGAAGCTCCCACCCGACATTTTGACATTGCCATCATCGGCGGAGGATTTGCTGGCGTTTACTGTGCACAGCAGGTCCTGAAAAAGCTTCGCGGCATTAAATCCATGCGCGTCGGCATCATCGCCAGCGAGAACCACATGGTCTTCCAGCCCATGCTGCCAGAAGTCGTCGGCGGCTCCCTTTCACCCCAGCATGTGGTGAATCCCATCCGCATGATCTGTGAGGAAGCCGATGTCTTAAAGGCCTCCGTCACCAGCCTGGATCTGGAAAACCGCATCATGACCCTGGACGGCGGGCGCTTCACCCCCAACGTCACCGTCACTTTCGATCACCTCATGCTCTCCCCCGGAGCCGGCGTGGACCTCAGCCGCATCCCTGGCATGTCAGAGCATGCCTACCTCATGCGCACCGTCGGTGACGCGATGAAACTCCGCGCCGCCATCATCAGCCGCATGGAGGAGGCCAATCTCATCACCAAGCATCAGCAGCGCAAAGAAATGCTCTCCTTTGTTGTCGTTGGTGGCGGTTATTCCGGGGTGGAAACCGCAGGCCAGATCCAGGATCTCATCGCCGGTGTACTCCGTTATTATGACAACATCCGCGCGGATGAGCCCAGCGTCACCCTCGTCCATAGTGGCGAGCGTTTGCTCAGCATGCTCGGTCCCGGTCTCGGGGATTACACCCGCCGCTGCCTGGAAAAAATGGGCGTTAATCTCATCTTTAACAAACGTGTCCGCGCCGTCACCGCCCGCACCGTTCAGCTCAATGATGGCAGCACCATCATCTCAAACCTCGTTGTCTGTACCGTCGGCAATGCCCCTCATCCCATCCTGCAAGCACTCGGAGCCGCAGGTGCCGTTCCTCTGGAGCGCGGCAAAGTAGTCGTGGACCCCACCGGGCAGGTGAAGGGTGTGGAAAAAGTATGGGCAGCAGGGGATTGCGCTGCTTTTCCCAAAGCCGATGGCGGCTTCTGTCCGGAGACCGCCCAGTTTGCCATGCGCCAGGGCGCGATCATCGGCACCAACATCGTCGCCTGCATCCAGGGAAAACCCTTGAAACCCTTCAAGTTCACCGGTCTGGGAGAGCTCGCCACCATCGGTCACCGCAAGGCCGTCGCTATGGTTTTTGGCCTGCGTTTTTCAGGCCTCCTGGCCTGGTTCATGTGGCGCAGCATTTACCTCATGAAGCTCCCCGGGATGGACCGCAAACTCCGCGTCATGGCGGAGTGGACCTTCGAGATGTTTTTCCCTCGCGATATCAATCTTCTCACCCCCAGCTTCTCCTCACCCCTCGGTGAGATGCACTTGGAAAAAGGCGATTCCCTCTTCCGCTCCGGCGAGCCTGCCCAGTCCCTTTACGCCGTCAAAAAAGGCTGTGTCGAGATCACCGATGCCAACGGCCACCTCGTCAAGGCCGCTGTTGCTGGAGAGCACTTTGGTGAACGTGCCTTGTTAGGCGATGGCATCTGGCGCTTCGATGCCACCGCCAAAGAACCCAGCGAACTCGTCGCCATTGACGGCGGTACTTTCAAAACATTGGTGAAAAGCATCGGCTCCCTGGACAGCCTCTTCCGCGCCACCGCCCAGCAGTATCATCTGCCGGAGGAAATCCAGCAGACTGTCGCCGCCATGTCAGAGACCACCCGCCTGTCCATCGCTGCGGATGTCATGACCAAGTCCGTCACCTCGCTTCAGGCCGGGCAGACGGTGCAGGACGCCATCGCTGAATTTCAGGCTCATCCTCACAGCACCTATCCGGTGACGGAGGATGGCAAGGTCATTGGCCTCCTTCGCCGCTCCATCGCCTATGACTGGCTGAAAAATCACGGCCTCACCAGCCAGGATCTTCTCAAGGACCTCCCCCTCACCAAGCCCTTCTGCGTCCGTTCAGACATGCCCGTGCCAGAGCTGGTCCAGACCCTCATGCGCACCGGCGTCAGCAAGGCCATCGTTGTGGATCCAGATTATCGTTTGTTAGGCATCGTCACCGTCTTTGATCTCCTCAAAGGCGGCCAGGAATCCGTCCCCCCAGTTGCCCCCGTCATCTTGCCAGAGCTCGCCATCAGTCCGCGATAA
- a CDS encoding M56 family metallopeptidase, which yields MTSISLWLESLNHVAVKGTLVLGLALMAGLGLRRVSAARRYPLWMMAVLSTLALPVAVFFLPAWQVLPTMMRSGEFPQNRAATNRVPQPRQKVTVLPREGGDSKANTPIQVELETTVVSPAPAMPFSWVQLQPLVGMVWLGVFGILMARTGYGAWRLRTLAAKCQARSEGEAASVSSMMAKIAMELGIQRQPRLLLGEKDAVPMVWGVFRPHLLLPVGAAEWPADKLRAVLLHELAHLKRRDPLALWAGQIMLAVHWFNPLAWLTLGRMRADQEQACDDTVLRHGIRASDYAQHLLDLSRHAKMGTGLSLCALAMARPGPVEGRVEAVLDGGKDREAAAPGWSMLWAGLALVTALPLAMLQAAPGEPMDEGQDVSNWTPLMPQEKWPMKLSPEDERRWRALKVGGDLAELPQTARDVESGLAGTGFPRAMRVSFTAPKESVRAG from the coding sequence ATGACCTCGATCTCACTCTGGCTGGAATCTCTGAATCATGTGGCGGTGAAAGGCACTCTGGTCTTGGGGCTGGCTTTAATGGCAGGGCTGGGTCTGCGGAGGGTTTCGGCTGCGCGGCGCTATCCATTGTGGATGATGGCAGTTCTTTCCACGCTGGCATTGCCGGTGGCGGTGTTTTTTCTCCCAGCGTGGCAGGTGCTGCCGACAATGATGCGGTCTGGGGAATTTCCTCAGAATAGGGCGGCTACGAACCGCGTGCCGCAACCCCGACAGAAGGTAACGGTGTTGCCGAGAGAGGGAGGGGATAGTAAAGCGAATACGCCCATCCAGGTAGAGCTGGAGACGACCGTGGTATCCCCTGCCCCGGCGATGCCTTTTTCCTGGGTGCAACTGCAACCGCTGGTAGGGATGGTCTGGCTAGGGGTGTTTGGAATACTGATGGCAAGGACAGGGTACGGAGCGTGGCGGCTGAGAACACTGGCCGCAAAATGCCAGGCGCGTAGCGAAGGTGAAGCGGCTTCAGTATCCTCAATGATGGCGAAAATCGCGATGGAACTGGGGATACAAAGACAACCACGCCTTTTGTTAGGGGAAAAAGATGCGGTGCCAATGGTGTGGGGTGTCTTTCGTCCGCATCTGCTACTGCCAGTAGGGGCAGCCGAGTGGCCTGCTGACAAGCTGCGCGCGGTGCTGCTGCATGAGCTGGCACATTTAAAGAGACGGGATCCTCTGGCACTATGGGCAGGGCAGATCATGCTGGCGGTTCATTGGTTCAATCCACTGGCCTGGCTGACACTGGGACGAATGCGGGCGGACCAGGAACAGGCCTGTGATGACACGGTACTGCGCCATGGCATCCGGGCGAGTGATTATGCTCAGCATCTCCTGGACCTGAGCCGCCATGCGAAGATGGGTACGGGACTGAGCTTGTGTGCGCTGGCGATGGCGAGACCGGGGCCGGTGGAAGGAAGGGTGGAGGCCGTTTTGGATGGAGGCAAAGATCGAGAGGCTGCGGCCCCAGGATGGTCCATGCTATGGGCGGGACTCGCTCTGGTGACGGCACTGCCACTGGCAATGCTACAAGCTGCGCCTGGCGAACCTATGGATGAAGGCCAAGACGTCTCCAACTGGACTCCACTGATGCCCCAGGAAAAGTGGCCGATGAAGCTCAGCCCGGAGGATGAGCGCCGGTGGCGTGCACTGAAGGTTGGTGGGGATCTGGCCGAACTGCCGCAGACGGCACGGGATGTGGAAAGTGGCTTGGCGGGGACCGGATTTCCGCGGGCGATGCGGGTGAGCTTTACCGCGCCGAAGGAATCCGTGAGGGCTGGCTGA
- a CDS encoding BlaI/MecI/CopY family transcriptional regulator, whose amino-acid sequence MSDPNNLSRRERQIMDVLHAAGSATVARVQVELPDPPTDMAVRRMMHILEEKGHAKRLGKEGREVVYAPAQSKARAGLKALRHVLDTFFGGAMDEALAAHLTGKNAALTDEQAMRLQQLIEEARKEGR is encoded by the coding sequence ATGAGTGATCCTAACAATTTATCACGTCGCGAAAGGCAGATCATGGATGTGCTGCACGCGGCGGGGAGTGCGACGGTGGCGCGGGTGCAGGTGGAACTGCCGGACCCACCGACAGATATGGCGGTGAGGCGGATGATGCACATTTTGGAGGAAAAGGGACATGCAAAGCGGCTGGGCAAGGAGGGGCGTGAGGTGGTGTATGCACCTGCGCAATCCAAGGCGCGTGCGGGTCTGAAAGCGCTGAGGCATGTGCTGGACACGTTTTTCGGCGGGGCGATGGATGAGGCGTTGGCGGCACACCTGACCGGTAAAAATGCGGCACTGACGGATGAGCAGGCGATGCGGCTACAGCAACTCATCGAGGAGGCGCGGAAGGAGGGGCGCTGA